Genomic segment of Bacillota bacterium:
CGGTGCCACCGTATGCATGCGGGTGAGGGAGAAGGGAATCCCGTACTGGCGAAGGTTGTTGCATACCGAGATCTTGCCGCAGAAGGCATCACGCCGCAGGTGCACGCCCATTTTGCTGACCTCGTCCGGGAAGGCGTGCACCAGTACCGGCACGCTCAGCCCGGCCATCCGGAGGGTGTCGGCCACGGCGCGTTCGTCGCCGAAGTTGGGCAGCGTGACCAGGACCCCGTCGATCACGTCGCGGTGTTGCTTGAAGAAAGCCGCGTACTTCTTTGCGTCGGCGTAGCTTTCCACGGCGCCGTAGGGCGTGGCCTCGGCCGGCGGGATCAGCGCCCGTATCCCCTCCGCTTCAAGCGCGGCGAGCACGGCCTGCCGTCCCGTCTCGCACAGGTGGCCCGGGAAGCCCCCTCGGTTTCCCACGATGACGCCGAGCGTCGCTTCCCCCATGGTTCCCCTTGCGCTCCCTTCCCGGCCATTGCACCTCTGGCCGAGGCGCTGGTTTGCACGATCGGGGACGCTCACCCCTTGAGCGATCCCGCAAGAAGCCCGCGCAGGAAGTAGCGGCCGAGGATGATGTAGACAACAAGGGTGGGCAGCGCCGCCAGCAGGGCCCCCGCCATCTGGACGTTCCACTCGACGATGTAGCTGCCGGCCAGGTTGTTGAGCCCAACCGTGATGGGCTGCACGGCCGGGTTTTGCGTGATGACCACAGCGAACAGGAAGTCGTTCCAGATCGACGTGAACTGCCAGATGAGGGCCACCACGAAACCGGGGATCGAAAGCGGCATCAGCACCCGCCGGTAGATGCCGTAAAACCCCGCGCCGTCTATCCGGGCCGCCTCGATCAGATCCGTGGGGATGGCCGCGTAATAGTTGCGGAAGATCAGCGTGGTGATGGGAATCCCGTAAATCACGTGCACCAGGACCAACCCGGGGATGGTTCCGTAAAGCCCCACCGACATGAGCACCTGCACCAGCGGAATCAGGACGCTCTGGTAGGGGATGAACATCCCGAATATGAAGAGCATGAACAGCAGGTTGGAGTACCGGAACTTCCACTTGGCAAACACGTATCCGTTCAAAGAGCCGAGCAAGGAAGAGAGCGTGGCGGCGGGGATGACCAGTTGAACGCTGTTGAAAAACTTGTCGTTCAAGCCGGTGTAACCCTGCTCCCGGCTCCCGAACCAGGCCCGGGAAAAGCTGTCCAGGCTGAACTGGCGCGGCAGTTCCCACATCGTTGCAAGGCTGACCTCAGCGAAGTCCTTGGAGCTGGTTACCACCATCACGTACATGGGCAGCAGGTAGCCGGCCGCGAACAGGACCAGCACCAGGTAGAGAACGGCGCGGCTGCTTGAGGACATCCTCACTCCCCGCCTGCCGCGCTTGACCGCCGGCGCGCCCGTCATATCTCGGCCTCCGACCGCATGGTGTAGATCAAGTACGGCACGATGAGCACGGCCACCATCACCAGGAGCACGACCGCGATCGCCGCGCCCTGGTTGAAGTTGTTGCCCCGGAACGTGGTGTCCCACATGAAGTACGCCGGCACGTCGGTGCTGAAGCCGAGGCCCGACCCCGTCATGGCCGCCACGAGGTCGAAGACCTTGAGCGAGATGTGGCCGAGCACGATGACGGCCCCGAGCGTGATCGGCCTGAGCAGCGGGATGATGACACGCCGGTATATCTGGATCTCGGTGGCCCCGTCGACCCGAGCTGCCTCCCGGAGTTCCTCGGGGATGCCCCGCAGGCCCGCCAGATAGAGGGCCATGACGTACCCGGACATCTGCCACGCGGCGGCCAGCGCCACGGCTTTGATGCCGATCCTCGGGTCAGTGTACCAGCCTGACTTGAGCAGACCGAGCCCGATCTTGTCCAGAAGCAGGTTGATTCCCACGTACCCGGTCTCGGGTGTACCCGGGTTGAGCATCCACCGCCAGACCACGCCGGTCACCACGAACGACACCGCCATCGGCGCGAGGAAAACGGTGCGGAACAGCCCCTCGCCGGCAACCCGCTGGTCCAGGAGCACGGCCAGCAGAAAGCCGACGACGAGGCAGCCGGTGAGAAAGACCGCGGTGAACACAACCGTGTTGCGCAAATCGGTCTGAAAGCGCTCGTGCTGGAAAAGGCGCACGTAATTGCGAAGGCCGGCCCACGCGTAGTCTGGGATGACCCCGCGCCAGCGCGTCAGCGAAACGAACCCGGTCCACGC
This window contains:
- a CDS encoding sugar ABC transporter permease, translating into MQRSTPAWAVAVTLKRSLARRKTSLDRVLAILTLAPSAAAVSLFVYAFIAWTGFVSLTRWRGVIPDYAWAGLRNYVRLFQHERFQTDLRNTVVFTAVFLTGCLVVGFLLAVLLDQRVAGEGLFRTVFLAPMAVSFVVTGVVWRWMLNPGTPETGYVGINLLLDKIGLGLLKSGWYTDPRIGIKAVALAAAWQMSGYVMALYLAGLRGIPEELREAARVDGATEIQIYRRVIIPLLRPITLGAVIVLGHISLKVFDLVAAMTGSGLGFSTDVPAYFMWDTTFRGNNFNQGAAIAVVLLVMVAVLIVPYLIYTMRSEAEI
- a CDS encoding carbohydrate ABC transporter permease, which gives rise to MTGAPAVKRGRRGVRMSSSSRAVLYLVLVLFAAGYLLPMYVMVVTSSKDFAEVSLATMWELPRQFSLDSFSRAWFGSREQGYTGLNDKFFNSVQLVIPAATLSSLLGSLNGYVFAKWKFRYSNLLFMLFIFGMFIPYQSVLIPLVQVLMSVGLYGTIPGLVLVHVIYGIPITTLIFRNYYAAIPTDLIEAARIDGAGFYGIYRRVLMPLSIPGFVVALIWQFTSIWNDFLFAVVITQNPAVQPITVGLNNLAGSYIVEWNVQMAGALLAALPTLVVYIILGRYFLRGLLAGSLKG
- a CDS encoding fucose isomerase, translating into MGEATLGVIVGNRGGFPGHLCETGRQAVLAALEAEGIRALIPPAEATPYGAVESYADAKKYAAFFKQHRDVIDGVLVTLPNFGDERAVADTLRMAGLSVPVLVHAFPDEVSKMGVHLRRDAFCGKISVCNNLRQYGIPFSLTRMHTVAP